The following are encoded in a window of Mycobacterium decipiens genomic DNA:
- a CDS encoding M50 family metallopeptidase, translating to MMFVLGIVLFALAILVSVALHECGHMWVARGTGMKVRRYFVGFGPTLWSTRRGETEYGVKAVPLGGFCDIAGMTPVEELDPGERDRAMYRQATWKRVAVLFAGPGMNFAICLVLIYAIALVWGLPNLHPPTTAVIGETGCVAQELNQGTLEECTGPGPAALAGIRSGDVVVKVGDTPVSTFDEMAAAVRKSHGTVAIVVERDGTAVTTHVDVESTRRWIPTEAGGQPEPATVGAIGVGAPRVGPTHYGVFSAVPATFAFTGDLTVEVGKALVAIPTKVGALVHAIGGGQRDPQTPISVVGASIIGGDTVDHGLWVAFWFFLAQLNLILGAINLLPLLPFDGGHIAVAVFEKIRNAIRSARGKVAAAPVNYLKLMPATYVVLALVVGYMLLTVTADLVNPIRLFQ from the coding sequence ATGATGTTTGTTCTCGGCATAGTGCTGTTCGCGTTGGCGATCCTGGTTTCGGTGGCCCTGCACGAGTGCGGCCACATGTGGGTCGCGCGCGGCACCGGCATGAAGGTGCGTCGCTATTTCGTCGGCTTTGGCCCCACATTGTGGTCGACGCGCCGCGGCGAGACCGAATACGGGGTGAAAGCCGTTCCGCTGGGCGGCTTCTGCGACATCGCCGGCATGACCCCGGTCGAGGAACTCGACCCCGGCGAACGCGACCGCGCGATGTACAGGCAGGCCACCTGGAAGCGTGTTGCGGTGTTATTTGCCGGGCCCGGGATGAACTTCGCTATCTGCCTGGTGCTGATCTATGCCATCGCGCTGGTCTGGGGGCTGCCTAACCTGCATCCGCCAACCACGGCCGTAATCGGCGAAACTGGCTGTGTCGCACAGGAATTGAATCAGGGCACGCTCGAAGAGTGCACCGGCCCGGGTCCAGCGGCGCTGGCCGGCATACGCTCCGGCGACGTCGTCGTCAAGGTCGGTGACACCCCGGTGTCCACCTTCGACGAGATGGCCGCCGCGGTGCGCAAATCGCATGGCACCGTTGCGATCGTCGTCGAGCGGGACGGCACCGCGGTTACCACCCACGTCGACGTCGAATCCACCCGACGCTGGATCCCTACCGAGGCAGGTGGGCAACCCGAGCCGGCGACGGTCGGTGCGATCGGGGTCGGCGCCCCCCGGGTCGGGCCCACGCACTACGGCGTGTTCTCCGCGGTGCCCGCCACCTTCGCGTTCACCGGCGACCTGACCGTCGAGGTGGGCAAGGCGCTGGTCGCCATCCCGACCAAGGTGGGCGCGCTGGTGCACGCGATCGGCGGTGGCCAGCGTGACCCGCAGACGCCGATCAGCGTGGTCGGTGCCAGCATCATCGGCGGCGACACCGTCGATCATGGGCTATGGGTGGCGTTTTGGTTCTTCTTGGCCCAATTGAATCTCATCCTGGGTGCGATCAACCTGCTACCGTTGCTGCCTTTTGATGGCGGGCATATCGCCGTCGCGGTGTTCGAGAAGATCCGCAACGCGATCCGGTCGGCTCGTGGCAAGGTCGCGGCCGCGCCGGTGAACTACCTCAAACTCATGCCGGCGACGTATGTGGTTTTGGCTCTCGTCGTCGGGTACATGCTTTTGACCGTCACCGCTGATCTGGTCAACCCGATCAGGCTCTTCCAGTAG